One genomic window of Streptomyces sp. NBC_00513 includes the following:
- a CDS encoding restriction endonuclease encodes MHRRRGGLTGDTAGLLAAAAFASVLVPQVRQWLQLHGANIAAVTIAVLAGGALTLVLVKAARLGAAAWTSRRRRPEGWDIRFLDGLHHSQFEEAVRDLMRRDGAHDAVRVGGAGDNGADVKGTDPAGRRWVIQCKHRRDGVAGAAVGTPDLHVLNGTGRPVHGGDVIVLVTNGRITGPAKEFARSQRLHLVDRHLLDVWSTGTTPLWQLLSQLPAPRRHRPRIRPGRQP; translated from the coding sequence GTGCACCGTCGCCGAGGAGGGCTCACCGGCGATACCGCCGGCCTCCTCGCGGCCGCCGCGTTCGCGTCCGTCCTCGTCCCGCAGGTCCGGCAGTGGCTTCAGCTCCACGGCGCCAACATCGCCGCCGTCACCATCGCGGTCCTGGCCGGCGGAGCACTGACGCTAGTGCTCGTGAAGGCCGCGCGGCTTGGTGCCGCCGCATGGACTTCCCGGCGCCGGCGACCTGAGGGCTGGGACATCCGCTTTCTGGACGGTCTGCACCACAGTCAGTTCGAGGAAGCCGTACGGGACCTGATGCGCCGCGACGGAGCCCACGACGCCGTCCGGGTGGGCGGCGCCGGCGACAACGGCGCCGACGTCAAGGGAACCGACCCGGCAGGCCGCCGCTGGGTAATCCAGTGCAAGCATCGCCGCGACGGAGTGGCCGGGGCCGCCGTCGGCACGCCGGACCTTCACGTCCTCAATGGAACTGGCCGCCCCGTCCACGGTGGCGACGTAATCGTGCTCGTCACGAACGGTCGGATTACCGGCCCGGCGAAGGAGTTCGCCCGCAGCCAGCGGCTGCACCTGGTGGATCGCCACCTCCTGGACGTGTGGTCCACCGGGACGACTCCCCTGTGGCAGCTTCTTTCCCAGCTGCCAGCTCCCCGGCGCCACCGCCCCCGAATCAGGCCGGGTCGGCAACCCTGA
- a CDS encoding DUF6236 family protein, which produces MALQTGLYYPYVHLRDESWAKAAALYWRNLARVVPAGFPVRDRAVVRELNQESGFLVDIDPRQAAEAVAPMVVAAVRDNTEALRDRFAARGRALAGVAPRLTPTTRSLTGLYPQEVPVELRYALEEAGLATLDWRRTHHGAAWVAVDPALAWVYKCAVTHELAHRTAFTPVTDQMDAHSATGGWTAERIADVLLDRAAPAVGHETAKARVAMMAVRCVLPADLRHVPVEKIVRLRTQYADEFIAFAAAVDAAAADVLEGAREVTDRGAFELHLQAAFDLHVAQPLESLRKAIHGLKMETISTALTIKPEATVSGAGLGMLFGGTTTAVGAGIAFTALATRQAAARERDTLVASSPAGYLLRVEKELKPTTVLRRATRAVARTAGVGI; this is translated from the coding sequence ATGGCGCTCCAGACTGGTCTTTACTACCCGTACGTACACCTGCGAGACGAATCCTGGGCGAAGGCGGCGGCTCTGTACTGGCGCAACCTGGCCCGCGTGGTGCCAGCCGGATTCCCCGTGCGGGACCGCGCAGTCGTCAGGGAGCTCAACCAGGAATCGGGATTTCTCGTTGACATCGACCCACGGCAGGCAGCCGAGGCGGTCGCGCCCATGGTCGTCGCGGCGGTCCGAGACAATACCGAGGCGCTGCGCGACCGATTCGCGGCGCGGGGGCGCGCTCTCGCGGGGGTGGCCCCCAGGCTGACCCCCACCACCCGGAGCCTGACCGGCCTGTACCCCCAGGAGGTGCCGGTGGAGCTGCGGTACGCACTGGAGGAAGCGGGGTTGGCGACTCTGGACTGGCGGCGGACACACCACGGCGCCGCCTGGGTGGCCGTGGATCCGGCTCTGGCGTGGGTATACAAGTGCGCGGTCACTCACGAGCTTGCACACCGGACGGCGTTCACGCCAGTCACCGACCAGATGGATGCCCACTCTGCTACGGGAGGGTGGACGGCTGAGCGCATTGCAGACGTGCTCCTGGACCGCGCAGCACCGGCGGTAGGCCACGAGACGGCGAAGGCCAGGGTGGCCATGATGGCCGTGCGTTGTGTACTTCCGGCCGACTTGCGTCACGTCCCGGTGGAGAAGATCGTTCGGCTGCGGACACAGTACGCCGACGAGTTCATTGCCTTCGCGGCAGCGGTTGACGCGGCGGCCGCCGACGTGCTTGAGGGTGCCCGCGAGGTCACCGACCGGGGAGCCTTCGAACTGCACCTTCAAGCAGCGTTCGATCTCCATGTGGCCCAGCCCCTCGAATCCCTGCGCAAGGCGATCCACGGCCTGAAGATGGAGACCATCTCCACCGCGCTCACGATCAAGCCAGAGGCGACTGTGTCCGGGGCCGGACTCGGCATGCTGTTCGGTGGAACTACCACCGCGGTCGGCGCCGGCATCGCGTTCACCGCGCTCGCCACCCGCCAGGCCGCCGCCCGCGAGCGCGACACCCTGGTAGCTTCCTCGCCTGCGGGTTACCTGCTGCGTGTGGAGAAAGAGTTGAAGCCGACGACGGTGCTTCGGCGCGCGACCCGGGCCGTCGCACGTACCGCGGGCGTGGGGATCTGA
- a CDS encoding HNH endonuclease: protein MIPPDRPPFGVKEVVEACSDWLEKHDPAKRLHGHLYAIRSLEHTYHMAGQRGILLSLLRVERVIQSDHADRELFERAYGEAVVGRVAGRRLYEALKALAAHTRCPLCGIQAVAQVDHHAPKDKFPFLALTPLNLIAVCGTCNQLKSNTFEEDATREAVHPYFDKFGNDRWLHAQIDAAANGVAVYQAIPPATWPSTKALRVRRHFDKYNLSLRYKAEASHALARRKRADTRTFKEAGSAELRSLLSKEAEDQAAYDPNCWQAAFLSALADSNWYLNGGMQSI, encoded by the coding sequence ATGATTCCACCCGATCGACCACCCTTCGGAGTCAAAGAGGTCGTGGAGGCCTGCTCGGACTGGCTGGAGAAGCACGACCCCGCCAAGAGGCTTCACGGACACCTGTATGCAATCAGGAGCCTGGAACACACCTATCACATGGCCGGCCAAAGGGGCATCCTGCTTTCGCTCCTGAGGGTCGAAAGAGTCATACAGTCGGATCACGCGGACCGCGAGCTGTTCGAAAGAGCCTACGGCGAGGCTGTGGTGGGTCGCGTCGCGGGCCGCCGACTCTACGAGGCACTCAAGGCCCTTGCGGCGCATACCCGGTGCCCCCTGTGTGGCATACAGGCGGTCGCACAGGTTGACCACCACGCACCGAAAGACAAGTTCCCGTTTCTCGCACTGACTCCGTTGAACCTGATCGCGGTTTGCGGAACTTGCAACCAGCTCAAGTCGAACACTTTTGAAGAGGACGCCACCCGGGAGGCGGTACACCCCTACTTCGACAAGTTCGGCAACGACCGCTGGCTACACGCCCAGATCGACGCAGCCGCCAACGGCGTTGCCGTATACCAGGCCATCCCGCCAGCAACGTGGCCCAGCACCAAGGCCTTACGTGTTCGGAGGCACTTCGACAAGTACAACCTGTCCCTCCGTTACAAGGCCGAAGCATCACATGCCCTCGCGCGACGGAAGAGAGCTGACACACGAACTTTCAAGGAGGCTGGCTCTGCAGAGCTGCGCAGCCTTCTGAGCAAGGAAGCCGAAGACCAGGCTGCCTACGACCCCAACTGCTGGCAGGCAGCGTTCCTATCCGCTCTCGCAGACAGCAACTGGTACCTCAACGGCGGGATGCAGAGCATCTGA
- a CDS encoding AAA family ATPase, producing MIKDKWNDYGFVTTFDLRVRLTGKVIRVGYVRIGHRTLTARPFGTWETSEVLPTEFMYLSDDFFSLAHQDDYYVALKDLPSGAGRIILRALNDIAYNADLRERYSAYPVYEHSLLRDQTPMGLRRLERIAKGLRGHRVAFEWSYTPLQEGVLNAHEFRFEVSPESRPPTSVHALIGRNGVGKSRLLHDIAAQVMAGHVSVKSSSGGEDNSFTGCVSASFSPFDRPYQIDDLGEDLRFSYIGLRKNELELKSDADLREEFTRSFNEVRIGATGERWLKAIETLNYSASGFLDEHSDDLIEVMRHPHPEYGAEVMGRIFDGLSSGHKAVLLLVTRLVRAVRERTLVLIDEPETHLHPPLLAALTRALSDLLTDRNGMAVIATHSPVVLQEVPASCVWRMFRSGSELTASRPTMETYGESVGELTYEAFGLETTSTGFHAAIAEAVEEGGTFEDIAARFTGLGSEARSLLRAMTYARTRGRD from the coding sequence TTGATCAAGGACAAGTGGAACGACTACGGCTTCGTCACTACGTTTGACCTGCGAGTACGCCTGACTGGCAAGGTCATCCGCGTTGGTTACGTCCGGATTGGACATAGAACCCTTACGGCCCGGCCTTTCGGCACCTGGGAAACCTCGGAGGTATTACCTACCGAGTTCATGTACCTTTCGGATGATTTCTTCAGCCTGGCCCATCAGGACGACTATTACGTGGCACTCAAAGATCTGCCGTCTGGTGCAGGACGGATCATTCTGCGCGCCCTGAACGACATCGCCTATAACGCGGATCTACGAGAGAGATACTCCGCCTATCCCGTATACGAGCACTCCTTGCTACGCGATCAAACACCCATGGGTTTGCGCCGTCTTGAGCGAATCGCCAAGGGTTTGCGCGGGCATCGGGTGGCATTCGAGTGGTCGTACACCCCTCTGCAGGAGGGTGTGCTCAACGCTCATGAGTTTCGATTCGAGGTCTCCCCCGAGAGCCGGCCACCCACCAGTGTGCATGCCTTGATCGGCCGTAACGGTGTCGGGAAGTCCCGCCTGCTACACGATATTGCTGCTCAGGTGATGGCCGGTCACGTGTCGGTGAAGAGTTCCTCGGGCGGCGAGGATAACAGCTTTACGGGCTGCGTTTCCGCGAGTTTCAGTCCGTTCGATCGGCCTTATCAAATCGACGACTTGGGAGAAGATCTTCGCTTCAGTTACATCGGCCTCCGGAAGAACGAACTGGAGTTAAAGTCCGATGCTGACCTGCGTGAGGAATTCACTAGAAGCTTCAACGAGGTCCGCATCGGAGCAACTGGCGAGCGCTGGCTAAAGGCCATCGAGACGCTCAACTACTCCGCTAGCGGGTTCCTCGATGAGCACTCTGATGACCTGATAGAGGTCATGAGGCATCCCCACCCGGAATATGGGGCAGAGGTGATGGGGCGGATCTTCGACGGACTCAGCTCTGGCCACAAAGCCGTTCTCCTCCTGGTGACGCGACTGGTGAGAGCTGTCCGGGAACGGACTCTTGTCCTGATCGACGAACCAGAGACTCATCTACACCCACCTCTCCTGGCAGCTCTCACGCGTGCGCTCTCCGATCTGCTGACGGACAGAAACGGTATGGCCGTCATCGCCACACACTCCCCCGTCGTGCTCCAAGAAGTACCCGCATCATGCGTATGGAGGATGTTCCGCAGCGGCTCGGAACTCACCGCCAGCAGACCGACCATGGAGACCTACGGAGAGAGCGTCGGCGAACTGACCTACGAAGCCTTCGGGCTGGAGACCACCTCAACCGGATTCCACGCGGCCATCGCCGAAGCGGTCGAGGAGGGCGGCACCTTCGAGGACATCGCGGCCCGCTTCACCGGACTGGGATCCGAGGCCAGGTCTCTCCTCAGAGCGATGACCTACGCACGGACCCGGGGACGGGACTGA
- a CDS encoding DEAD/DEAH box helicase has product MTDTRTAPPLRPHQREALARAVEELTPRSPAEAPAGGLRTQVIMATGSGKTLVAVQAAEQVGGDRVLVLVPSLDLLDQTARAWRDGGSTGAFVGVSSLDDHETGFPHTTDPHTLVRLTAHGSVIVFATYASLGNGILEAAHESGLSPWGLIVVDEAHRTSGRAGKPWAVVHDNARIPAAARLYMTATPRIWAAGDGDDEDGEELVASMTDDPDGLFGRVAYHLPLDTAIEAGIVAPYQVVVVDVQDHQLNAATLAAGQDSDAVRGLRLGALQAATLKAAEEEGLRRVLSFHQRVSEAEAFAVGLPEKARDLRHQDDEPAPSEDTGVWAQWLHGEHKPAHRRTVLTQFAAGLTDSGQDARLSLIASVKVLGEGVDTRECEGVIFCDVRGSMPDLVQAVGRALRMHPGEGKMATLLVPAFLATGESTESMLTSPAYAGLAKLLAALRAHDARIEQLTNPGNPTPARTDTLGPGPADRDGVPDDEQTTVSAPARELLRFSKPRDANQLASFVQLRVLNPERVQWRRGLQAAQRYRAEHEDLRVPYGLRTPDDWSPAGFPLGVWIADCRRHYKAGNLDGGRVVQLEKLGMLWNLFDARFDEGLAAAAAWGAASSVGLAAPVDADFDGYPVGRWLKNQRAAARRAKAPLSAERRTALAEIDPDWCPEWSIDWQRAFRLAQHHVSTGGTLPDGTGILVEDGEDLGRWAAAQRKEFGKLSGEQQAMLAKLGITPAPAPAKRTRDEMWAHNLRAATQYRARVGNLAVPRSHTEEIDDETVRLGAWISQQRAKAGKLSAPRVAELSALGMRWS; this is encoded by the coding sequence ATGACCGACACCCGCACCGCTCCCCCACTGCGCCCTCACCAGCGCGAGGCCTTGGCCCGCGCGGTCGAGGAACTCACCCCCCGCTCCCCCGCCGAGGCCCCGGCCGGCGGCCTGCGCACCCAGGTCATCATGGCCACGGGCAGCGGCAAGACCCTCGTCGCCGTACAAGCCGCCGAACAGGTCGGCGGGGACCGCGTCCTGGTCCTGGTCCCCTCCCTGGACCTCCTCGACCAGACCGCCCGCGCCTGGCGGGACGGCGGCAGCACCGGCGCCTTCGTCGGGGTGTCCTCCCTCGACGACCACGAGACCGGCTTCCCGCACACCACCGACCCCCACACCCTGGTACGGCTCACCGCGCACGGGAGCGTCATCGTCTTCGCGACGTACGCCTCCCTCGGCAACGGGATCCTGGAAGCCGCCCACGAAAGCGGCCTGTCACCCTGGGGCCTGATCGTGGTGGACGAGGCGCACCGCACCAGCGGCCGGGCGGGCAAGCCCTGGGCCGTCGTCCACGACAACGCCCGCATCCCGGCCGCCGCGCGCCTCTACATGACCGCCACCCCCCGCATCTGGGCCGCGGGCGACGGCGACGACGAGGACGGCGAAGAACTCGTCGCCTCCATGACCGACGACCCCGACGGCCTGTTCGGCCGCGTCGCCTACCACCTGCCGCTGGACACCGCGATCGAGGCCGGAATCGTCGCGCCGTACCAGGTAGTGGTCGTGGACGTGCAGGACCACCAACTGAACGCCGCGACGCTGGCCGCCGGCCAGGACTCCGACGCCGTACGCGGCCTGCGGCTAGGCGCCCTCCAGGCGGCCACCCTCAAGGCCGCCGAGGAAGAAGGCCTGCGCCGGGTCCTCAGCTTCCACCAGCGGGTGTCCGAGGCCGAGGCATTCGCCGTCGGCCTGCCCGAAAAAGCCCGCGACCTCCGCCACCAGGACGACGAACCGGCGCCCTCCGAGGACACCGGTGTCTGGGCGCAGTGGCTGCACGGCGAGCACAAGCCGGCCCACCGGCGCACCGTCCTCACCCAGTTCGCGGCCGGCCTGACCGACAGCGGACAAGACGCGCGGCTCTCCCTCATCGCCAGCGTGAAGGTCCTCGGCGAGGGCGTCGACACCCGGGAATGCGAGGGCGTGATCTTCTGCGACGTCCGCGGCTCGATGCCGGACCTGGTCCAGGCCGTCGGCCGCGCCCTGCGGATGCACCCCGGCGAGGGCAAGATGGCCACCCTCCTCGTGCCGGCCTTCCTCGCCACCGGCGAGTCCACGGAGTCGATGCTCACCTCCCCCGCGTACGCGGGCCTGGCCAAGCTCCTCGCCGCGCTGCGCGCCCACGACGCCCGCATCGAGCAGCTCACCAACCCGGGCAACCCGACCCCCGCACGCACCGACACCCTCGGGCCCGGGCCCGCCGACCGCGACGGTGTCCCGGACGACGAGCAGACCACGGTGAGCGCCCCGGCCCGCGAGCTCCTGCGGTTCTCGAAGCCGCGCGATGCCAACCAGCTGGCCAGCTTTGTCCAGTTGCGAGTTCTCAACCCCGAGCGAGTGCAGTGGCGCCGCGGCCTCCAGGCTGCCCAGCGCTACCGCGCCGAACACGAGGACCTCCGCGTCCCGTATGGCCTCCGGACCCCCGACGATTGGTCCCCCGCCGGCTTCCCGCTCGGCGTCTGGATCGCCGACTGCCGCCGCCACTACAAGGCCGGCAATCTCGACGGCGGCCGGGTCGTGCAGCTGGAGAAGCTCGGCATGCTCTGGAACCTCTTCGACGCACGCTTCGACGAGGGCTTGGCCGCGGCCGCCGCCTGGGGCGCCGCATCCAGTGTCGGCCTGGCCGCCCCCGTGGACGCGGACTTCGACGGATACCCCGTCGGCCGCTGGCTCAAGAACCAGCGCGCGGCCGCCCGTCGGGCGAAGGCGCCGCTCTCCGCCGAGCGTCGCACCGCCCTCGCGGAGATCGACCCGGACTGGTGCCCCGAGTGGAGCATCGACTGGCAGCGGGCTTTCCGCCTCGCCCAGCATCACGTGAGCACGGGCGGCACGCTCCCGGACGGGACCGGCATCCTCGTCGAGGACGGCGAGGATCTCGGCCGCTGGGCCGCCGCGCAACGCAAGGAATTCGGGAAGCTGTCGGGGGAGCAGCAGGCGATGCTCGCCAAGCTCGGCATCACGCCGGCCCCCGCCCCCGCCAAGCGGACTCGGGACGAGATGTGGGCACACAACCTGCGGGCGGCTACCCAGTACCGCGCCCGCGTCGGAAACCTCGCCGTACCGCGCAGCCACACCGAGGAGATCGACGACGAGACCGTGCGGCTCGGGGCATGGATCAGCCAGCAGCGGGCAAAGGCTGGCAAGTTGTCAGCCCCGCGGGTCGCGGAGCTGTCGGCCCTGGGCATGCGCTGGTCGTGA
- a CDS encoding Mucin-19, whose translation MDNKDYSAGLGELRAVRDELKPLERELTQLQAKVAKLRDRRAEKIRELGRYAKATSDRIATAAGLGVIDIVALVPSLAPQAAPGAPAAPSVTGTATVDQQAVQEPAEPIKEMAAPPKPDEPQTVEPSGTVARLGAAPLDGTSRLEVLAETEQADVAPAPAAAGVGEGERVLPSIPAGAEGDAWFRAEPDLASKRPNFKQDARGMAFLDTATGVLVWQGGTVRLDLGRASVAEILTAVYAQAPATVERIYITAGDPWHQGAERHEFLKDAVAAWLNAGPPEGWTVEASRGKDRQAGHLVHPRNPVGRWQRGDQHTEIRSIGEWFDPEGADPATVRAAFVELWKALRPHFDDVVLMGSPSQTGRDLWSRTIPTKPGAKWADGFPVMSQEIRGLLHATAGQGRTELIAPPRVPERVPGWYEVDRTFAYAKHTWASGVGVPRRVTAATFAAMTQKAQTNALFAPSHWQVRVTIPKDWNHVGLLPAPAPGERAWHYPYEGGRSFTTWAGGAEINLALRNPIAPWRIEILDGLLWESGDPLKSWSTKLRDAWQSLRATAEIHGDEQQKQACRLASRAVRSILLYGIGTFAQRPRITTGSLELGAGGAVPDLPDGARLTGISDTHVTWERNQGFARDQYAHPEWAAGVWSAARAALLSVNTSSKDPQTGKPMKAGALHLPAGSILAFRTDAIYTAAPVDWEYGGEPGDYLLKGRMGWEQPAPRTDADFYVLQELGRQAYESEGM comes from the coding sequence ATGGACAACAAGGACTACTCGGCCGGCCTCGGTGAACTGAGGGCCGTCCGCGACGAACTGAAGCCTCTGGAGCGCGAGCTGACCCAGCTCCAGGCCAAGGTCGCCAAGCTGCGCGACCGCCGAGCCGAGAAGATCCGCGAGCTCGGCCGGTACGCGAAGGCAACCTCCGACCGGATCGCGACGGCCGCAGGCCTCGGTGTGATCGACATCGTGGCCCTGGTGCCCTCTCTGGCCCCCCAGGCCGCCCCTGGGGCGCCTGCGGCGCCTTCCGTGACCGGAACCGCCACCGTTGATCAGCAGGCCGTTCAGGAGCCCGCAGAGCCGATCAAGGAAATGGCCGCGCCGCCGAAGCCGGATGAGCCGCAAACCGTCGAGCCCTCCGGAACCGTCGCTCGCCTCGGCGCGGCGCCCCTCGACGGCACCTCCCGCCTGGAGGTGCTCGCCGAAACCGAGCAGGCCGACGTCGCTCCGGCGCCCGCTGCCGCGGGGGTTGGGGAGGGTGAGCGCGTCCTGCCCTCGATTCCGGCTGGTGCCGAGGGTGACGCCTGGTTCCGCGCCGAACCCGACCTCGCGTCGAAGCGGCCGAACTTCAAGCAGGATGCACGGGGGATGGCGTTCCTCGACACCGCGACCGGCGTCCTGGTGTGGCAGGGCGGCACCGTCCGTCTCGACCTCGGCCGGGCCTCGGTGGCGGAGATTCTCACCGCGGTCTACGCACAGGCCCCGGCCACCGTGGAGCGGATCTACATCACCGCGGGCGACCCCTGGCACCAGGGCGCGGAGCGGCACGAGTTCCTGAAGGACGCCGTCGCCGCCTGGCTGAACGCAGGGCCCCCGGAGGGCTGGACGGTTGAGGCCTCGCGCGGCAAGGACCGGCAGGCCGGCCACCTGGTCCACCCCCGCAACCCGGTCGGACGCTGGCAGCGCGGCGACCAGCACACGGAAATCCGTTCGATCGGCGAGTGGTTCGATCCCGAGGGCGCCGACCCCGCGACGGTGCGCGCCGCGTTCGTCGAGCTGTGGAAGGCTCTGCGCCCGCACTTCGACGACGTGGTCCTCATGGGCTCGCCGTCGCAGACCGGCCGGGACCTGTGGTCGCGGACGATCCCGACCAAGCCCGGCGCGAAGTGGGCGGACGGCTTCCCCGTGATGTCGCAGGAGATCCGCGGCCTGCTCCACGCCACCGCCGGGCAGGGCCGGACCGAGCTGATCGCCCCGCCGCGCGTACCGGAGCGGGTGCCCGGCTGGTACGAGGTCGACCGGACCTTCGCGTACGCCAAGCACACCTGGGCGTCCGGTGTCGGCGTACCGCGTCGGGTCACCGCCGCGACCTTCGCGGCCATGACCCAGAAGGCGCAGACGAACGCGCTGTTCGCGCCGTCGCATTGGCAGGTGCGGGTGACGATCCCCAAGGACTGGAATCACGTCGGGCTGCTCCCGGCCCCGGCCCCCGGCGAGCGGGCTTGGCACTACCCGTACGAAGGCGGCCGGAGCTTCACCACCTGGGCGGGCGGCGCCGAAATCAACCTCGCGCTGCGTAACCCGATCGCTCCGTGGCGGATCGAGATCCTCGACGGTTTGTTGTGGGAGTCCGGCGACCCGCTGAAGAGCTGGAGCACCAAGCTGCGCGACGCCTGGCAGTCCCTGCGGGCCACCGCCGAGATCCACGGCGACGAGCAGCAGAAGCAGGCCTGCCGCCTGGCCTCCCGTGCGGTGCGCAGCATCCTGCTGTACGGCATCGGCACGTTCGCACAGCGGCCGCGGATCACGACCGGCTCGCTGGAGCTGGGCGCCGGAGGCGCGGTGCCCGATCTGCCGGACGGTGCGCGGCTGACCGGCATCTCGGACACCCACGTCACCTGGGAACGTAACCAGGGGTTCGCACGCGACCAGTACGCCCATCCGGAGTGGGCGGCAGGGGTGTGGTCGGCAGCCCGGGCAGCCCTGCTGTCGGTGAACACCAGCTCGAAGGACCCGCAGACGGGCAAGCCCATGAAGGCCGGCGCACTGCACCTTCCCGCGGGGAGCATCTTGGCGTTCCGGACCGACGCCATCTACACCGCGGCGCCGGTCGACTGGGAGTACGGCGGGGAGCCGGGCGACTACCTCCTCAAGGGCCGCATGGGCTGGGAGCAGCCCGCCCCGCGCACGGACGCGGACTTCTACGTCCTACAGGAGCTGGGTCGTCAGGCCTACGAATCGGAGGGCATGTGA
- the dnaB gene encoding replicative DNA helicase produces MTSVPLDAPPTEDGPYIKPTFRSAHKQPHRQAFDRLPPQDLEAERSVLGSMILSKTAITDVSNLLAADDFYRPAHQTIYRAILELAAKDPVDPLTLADALLKSGDLAKIGGASYLHTLVQAVPTSANAEYYAEIVRERAVLRRLVAAGTKIVQMGYEGVGELDEITASAAAEIAAVTEGRDRQDDFFTPGNTLEGTLDMIQAAESGAELTGVTTGFTDLDSLTNGFQPGQIIVVAARPGMGKSTLAMDFARACTMPRGKNRQPIPAAGRPAAFITLEMSIDELNMRALSAEGDVPLHHLRSGTLDETGWTKLAVAAQRYSEAPFYINESARSLAEIQAKCRRLKTRIPDLAEIIIDYAQLVESGGKRHDNREQEVSHISRSLKLLAKELHLPIILLSQLNRGPEMRADKRPQVSDLRESGSIEQDADMVILLYRDDAYEKESPRAGEVDIIVGKHRNGPTATITVAQQLYMSRFVDMANT; encoded by the coding sequence ATGACCAGTGTCCCACTTGATGCGCCGCCGACGGAGGACGGGCCGTACATCAAGCCCACCTTCCGTTCCGCACACAAGCAGCCCCACCGCCAGGCCTTCGACCGGCTTCCGCCCCAGGATCTGGAGGCAGAGCGGTCGGTCCTCGGCAGCATGATCCTGTCGAAGACCGCCATCACCGACGTCTCCAACCTGTTGGCCGCCGACGACTTCTACCGACCGGCCCATCAGACGATCTACCGGGCAATCCTGGAACTGGCCGCCAAGGACCCGGTCGACCCCCTCACCCTTGCCGACGCCCTCCTGAAGTCCGGCGACCTCGCCAAGATCGGCGGTGCTTCCTACCTGCACACCCTGGTGCAGGCCGTACCGACTTCGGCGAACGCCGAGTACTACGCCGAGATCGTCCGCGAGAGGGCCGTCCTGCGCAGGCTGGTGGCCGCAGGCACGAAGATCGTCCAGATGGGATACGAGGGCGTCGGCGAGCTCGACGAGATCACCGCCAGCGCCGCCGCTGAGATCGCCGCGGTGACCGAAGGACGCGACCGGCAGGACGACTTCTTCACCCCGGGCAACACCCTCGAAGGCACCCTCGACATGATTCAGGCAGCCGAGTCGGGCGCCGAGCTCACCGGGGTAACGACCGGCTTTACCGACCTCGACTCCCTGACGAACGGCTTCCAGCCGGGCCAGATCATCGTGGTGGCCGCCCGGCCCGGCATGGGCAAGTCCACGCTGGCCATGGATTTCGCGCGAGCGTGCACGATGCCGCGCGGGAAGAACCGGCAGCCCATTCCCGCCGCCGGCCGCCCGGCGGCGTTCATCACGCTGGAGATGAGCATCGACGAGTTGAACATGCGCGCTCTTTCAGCGGAAGGGGACGTCCCCCTCCATCACCTGCGCTCGGGCACGCTCGACGAGACGGGATGGACGAAGCTGGCCGTAGCCGCCCAGCGGTACAGCGAGGCACCGTTCTACATCAACGAAAGCGCGCGCTCACTGGCCGAGATCCAGGCGAAGTGCCGTCGGCTCAAGACCCGCATCCCCGACCTCGCCGAGATCATCATCGACTATGCGCAGCTGGTCGAAAGCGGCGGCAAGCGCCACGACAACCGCGAGCAGGAAGTCAGTCACATCTCGCGGAGCCTCAAGCTGCTGGCGAAGGAACTCCACTTGCCGATCATCCTGCTGTCACAGCTCAACCGCGGGCCGGAGATGCGGGCGGACAAGAGGCCCCAGGTCTCGGACCTGCGTGAGTCCGGCTCGATCGAGCAGGACGCGGACATGGTCATCCTGCTGTACCGCGACGACGCCTACGAGAAGGAAAGCCCGCGGGCCGGCGAGGTCGACATCATCGTCGGCAAGCACCGCAACGGGCCGACCGCAACGATCACAGTGGCGCAGCAGCTCTACATGTCGCGTTTCGTCGACATGGCCAACACCTGA